A region of Methanomicrobium sp. W14 DNA encodes the following proteins:
- the cls gene encoding cardiolipin synthase has translation MMSFILDYILSSGTGLISDIHVLILIINFFFAVSIIFIERRDPTSALLWVTILALIPIAGIIAYLIFGQNLYKAKIFRIKEEDDRKIQEIISRQKEFVDNIRIPWDDKAGDYIGLVRMLLETNYAEVTDNNEVEIYTDGRKKFEALIEAIKSAKESVNIQYYVIRNDEISKKIISILAEKARQGVKVRVLGDAVGCHQLPRNFFDELKKAGGETAFFFRSKYLHINIRINYRNHRKIAVIDGKTGFIGGFNLGDEYLGKGPLGYWRDTHLKITGGAVYSLQSRFFLDWNHAAEKDIGFFDGMYFPRAPFKRGTFMQIASSGPDSQGESIKMGYIKLINNARESILIQTPYFIPDKSILDSLKIAAGSGVDVKIMFPCRPDHPFVYWAGFSYLWELMESGVRVFTYNRGFIHAKTIVVDGMASSVGSANWDIRSFSLNFESNAFIYDETVSGKLKNIFEEDLKYCSEKTNDDYNNRTVAVRFKESISRLFSQVL, from the coding sequence ATGATGTCCTTTATTCTTGACTATATCCTTTCATCAGGAACAGGTCTGATTTCAGATATTCATGTTTTGATACTTATCATCAATTTCTTCTTTGCGGTCTCAATCATATTCATCGAGAGAAGAGACCCGACTTCAGCACTATTATGGGTTACAATACTGGCTCTTATTCCCATTGCAGGAATTATCGCTTACCTTATATTCGGGCAGAACCTCTACAAGGCAAAAATATTCAGGATAAAGGAAGAAGACGACAGAAAAATTCAGGAGATAATTTCCAGGCAGAAAGAATTCGTCGATAATATCAGGATTCCATGGGACGACAAGGCAGGAGACTACATAGGCCTTGTAAGAATGCTCCTTGAAACGAACTATGCGGAGGTGACGGACAACAACGAAGTCGAGATTTATACAGACGGCCGGAAAAAATTCGAAGCCCTTATTGAAGCAATAAAATCCGCGAAAGAATCCGTCAATATTCAGTACTACGTTATAAGAAACGATGAAATTTCAAAGAAAATCATCTCCATTCTGGCTGAAAAGGCACGCCAGGGTGTAAAGGTGCGTGTACTCGGCGATGCCGTAGGATGCCACCAGCTGCCGCGTAATTTTTTTGATGAACTCAAAAAGGCCGGCGGTGAGACCGCATTTTTCTTCAGGTCAAAATACCTCCACATCAACATAAGGATAAACTACAGGAATCACCGTAAAATCGCTGTCATCGACGGAAAAACCGGGTTTATAGGCGGATTCAACCTGGGCGACGAGTACCTCGGGAAAGGTCCTCTAGGATACTGGAGAGATACGCACCTGAAAATAACGGGCGGTGCCGTTTACTCACTTCAGTCACGCTTTTTCCTCGACTGGAACCACGCTGCAGAAAAGGACATAGGCTTTTTTGACGGGATGTATTTCCCACGTGCACCGTTTAAAAGGGGTACATTTATGCAAATTGCGTCAAGCGGTCCGGATTCACAGGGGGAGAGCATAAAGATGGGCTATATAAAGCTAATAAACAACGCCCGTGAAAGCATCCTTATCCAGACGCCATATTTTATTCCCGACAAAAGTATCCTGGACTCATTGAAAATTGCCGCAGGTTCCGGTGTTGATGTGAAAATAATGTTTCCGTGCAGACCTGACCATCCCTTCGTCTACTGGGCAGGATTTTCATATCTCTGGGAGCTGATGGAGTCTGGTGTCCGCGTATTCACTTACAACAGGGGATTTATTCATGCAAAAACCATCGTCGTCGACGGGATGGCGTCATCGGTCGGAAGCGCCAACTGGGATATAAGAAGTTTCAGCTTAAACTTTGAATCAAATGCCTTCATTTACGATGAAACGGTCTCAGGAAAGCTTAAAAATATATTTGAAGAGGACCTTAAGTACTGTTCCGAAAAAACAAATGATGACTACAACAACAGGACCGTTGCCGTGAGATTTAAGGAGTCCATATCAAGACTGTTCTCGCAGGTCCTATAA
- a CDS encoding PHP domain-containing protein — translation MDSDEKYGPSKVIFGRPDFEDLKKSGATGVDMHFHTNHSDSHTRVKDALKLARSRGIGLSITDHNEIRGVIEAGKTDKSVLNVPGIEISAWDGPHILMYFFSVGDLTEYYKKIVERKKSKSPYLATKLNTEDIVEPSDDYNAVPVAAHPFGYLLFNKGLGKCIERDCMSPEIISRFSGLEVISGGMTRKLNIKAVKLASEKNLSMTGGTDGHLLHDLGNVLTCSYAEDAGEFLEEVIRKRNSVIGQENGLIRKGVMATAILPKYFRYTIPSLQIHYRQNIPRLKSFEEKTFGRKRQP, via the coding sequence ATGGACTCAGATGAAAAATACGGGCCTTCAAAAGTTATTTTTGGTCGTCCTGATTTTGAAGACCTGAAAAAAAGCGGTGCCACCGGAGTTGACATGCATTTTCATACTAATCACTCCGACTCGCATACCCGCGTTAAGGATGCGCTGAAGCTTGCACGCTCAAGAGGTATCGGTCTTTCAATAACTGACCACAACGAAATAAGGGGGGTCATCGAGGCAGGAAAAACCGATAAATCGGTTTTAAACGTTCCAGGGATCGAGATCAGTGCATGGGACGGCCCGCATATTCTCATGTACTTCTTTTCCGTCGGCGACCTTACGGAGTACTACAAAAAAATAGTCGAGAGAAAAAAAAGCAAAAGCCCTTATCTTGCGACGAAACTGAACACCGAAGATATTGTTGAGCCTTCTGACGATTACAACGCGGTCCCTGTGGCTGCTCACCCGTTTGGGTATCTCCTGTTCAACAAAGGACTTGGAAAATGCATAGAGCGTGACTGTATGAGTCCTGAAATAATCAGCAGGTTTTCCGGTCTTGAAGTAATTTCAGGGGGTATGACAAGAAAGCTCAACATTAAGGCGGTAAAGCTTGCGTCAGAAAAAAATCTTTCAATGACAGGCGGGACAGACGGTCACCTTCTTCATGACCTCGGAAATGTCCTGACATGTTCTTATGCCGAAGACGCCGGGGAATTTCTTGAAGAGGTAATTCGCAAAAGAAACAGTGTTATCGGCCAGGAGAACGGTTTAATCAGAAAAGGGGTAATGGCAACCGCAATTCTTCCGAAATATTTCAGGTACACCATACCATCGCTTCAGATTCATTACAGGCAGAATATCCCCAGGCTGAAGTCTTTCGAAGAGAAAACATTTGGCAGGAAGAGGCAGCCGTAA
- a CDS encoding metal ABC transporter permease has product MLSLLYYEFFRNALLAGVMASIACGIIGSFVVVKRMVSMSGGISHAAFGGIGLGYFFGFDPIAGAMIFSVATAAVISRIRRVAHQHLDTLVGAVWAFGMALGVMFVYLTPGFAPDLLGYLFGNILLVPVSDLFLMALLLVLILTVIWLFYNQLLSVTFDEEYSKVMNIPSEKMMALLLVLVAVTVVMLIQVVGIILVIALLTLPAAISREFTRDLKKMFYLSSLTGIFFTTSGIFLSYYLDVPSGATIILISVAVYVCAVFLKHFRFRPHEAA; this is encoded by the coding sequence GTGCTGTCCCTTCTTTATTATGAGTTCTTCAGAAACGCACTTCTCGCAGGAGTTATGGCGAGTATTGCATGCGGTATTATAGGCAGCTTCGTTGTTGTAAAGCGGATGGTGTCCATGTCTGGAGGAATTTCGCACGCTGCATTCGGTGGAATCGGTCTTGGGTATTTCTTTGGCTTCGATCCGATTGCAGGAGCGATGATATTCTCGGTTGCAACGGCTGCCGTCATATCCAGAATAAGAAGAGTGGCGCACCAGCACCTGGATACCCTGGTAGGTGCGGTCTGGGCGTTCGGGATGGCCCTCGGAGTGATGTTCGTTTACCTGACCCCGGGTTTTGCCCCTGATCTTCTCGGTTATCTGTTCGGGAACATACTGCTCGTTCCGGTTAGCGATCTCTTTCTTATGGCCCTTCTTCTCGTGCTGATTCTTACCGTTATCTGGCTGTTTTACAACCAGCTTTTGTCTGTCACATTCGACGAAGAGTATTCGAAGGTCATGAACATACCCTCTGAGAAGATGATGGCCCTTCTTCTCGTTCTTGTTGCAGTGACCGTCGTCATGCTTATCCAGGTCGTTGGAATAATTCTGGTAATAGCGCTTTTGACGCTTCCTGCCGCGATATCGCGTGAATTTACACGTGATCTGAAAAAGATGTTTTACCTGTCGTCTCTGACAGGGATATTTTTCACGACGTCCGGGATATTTCTCTCGTATTATCTGGACGTTCCTTCAGGCGCAACGATTATTCTCATAAGTGTAGCCGTATATGTATGTGCGGTTTTTCTGAAACATTTCAGGTTCAGGCCGCATGAGGCAGCGTGA
- a CDS encoding metal ABC transporter ATP-binding protein, with the protein MEVPAIDLRNITVYREGQKVLDDISMKVDDGKFYAVIGPNGGGKTTLIKVILGLLKPDKGRVEIYGDPPEKNRFLLGYVPQFHTFDFSYPVTVGDMVLTGRLGHIGGIRKRFSENDRKLAAEAMEKLGISDLSKRGLGELSGGEQQRAIIARAIVGNPRVLILDEPTVYVDSPTEEKFNDILTELQRKMTVVLITHDIGVLSSGVDVVACLNRKLYTHNDNEITSDMILDAYKCPVDLIAHGLPHRVLEKHENLKVKSAKEDE; encoded by the coding sequence ATGGAAGTACCCGCAATAGATTTGCGAAATATAACCGTTTACCGTGAAGGACAGAAAGTGCTTGACGACATCTCCATGAAAGTGGATGACGGAAAGTTCTACGCTGTTATAGGACCTAACGGCGGGGGTAAAACCACCCTTATAAAGGTGATTCTCGGCCTTTTAAAACCTGATAAAGGCAGGGTTGAAATCTACGGTGACCCCCCCGAAAAAAACCGTTTTCTTTTGGGATATGTCCCGCAGTTCCACACCTTCGATTTCAGCTATCCGGTAACCGTAGGAGACATGGTTCTTACGGGAAGACTTGGGCATATTGGTGGAATCAGGAAAAGATTCTCGGAAAACGACCGTAAACTTGCAGCGGAGGCAATGGAGAAGCTCGGGATATCTGACCTTTCGAAAAGAGGTCTTGGGGAACTTTCCGGAGGAGAGCAGCAGAGGGCGATTATCGCCCGAGCGATCGTAGGAAATCCCCGGGTTCTTATTCTGGACGAGCCGACCGTATATGTCGACTCACCTACCGAGGAGAAGTTTAACGACATATTAACAGAGCTGCAGAGGAAAATGACTGTAGTTCTTATAACCCACGACATAGGAGTATTGTCATCGGGAGTCGATGTCGTAGCCTGCCTTAACAGGAAACTGTATACGCACAACGACAACGAAATTACAAGCGACATGATCCTTGACGCTTACAAGTGCCCTGTCGATCTGATTGCACATGGTCTCCCCCATAGGGTTCTGGAGAAGCACGAGAATCTGAAAGTAAAAAGCGCGAAGGAGGATGAGTAG
- a CDS encoding metal ABC transporter solute-binding protein, Zn/Mn family — translation MQNSVKTGFLAFLLVTLTLMTVSCGCTGNVSGNVTGPDQTGENLNVENESAISVAVSILPEKEFVEAIGKDLVNVTVMVPPGSSPHTYELTSGQLVSLSDADMYAELGSGIEFEQAWMDKIKGVNSGMKIVDCCDGIELINEGNGTEQSGNPHIWLSLKNAKVMADNICDGLCEISPENADYFRENLQNYESKLDALDENISEELSNSSGKTVMVYHPAWSYFARDYSLNQISIESEGKEPSPAALKQIIDQAEENNVTVVFASPEYSTKSAEVIADAIGGKVIMIDPLAEEYLENMKSVAKAFASE, via the coding sequence ATGCAGAATTCTGTTAAAACTGGCTTTTTGGCTTTTTTGCTTGTTACATTGACTTTAATGACCGTATCCTGTGGATGCACCGGCAATGTTTCAGGCAATGTAACCGGTCCTGATCAGACCGGAGAGAATCTTAATGTCGAAAATGAGTCTGCAATTTCTGTTGCAGTATCAATTCTTCCTGAAAAGGAATTCGTAGAGGCAATCGGAAAAGACCTTGTCAACGTGACGGTGATGGTCCCGCCGGGTTCAAGTCCGCATACGTATGAACTTACCTCGGGGCAGCTCGTTTCACTTTCTGATGCTGACATGTATGCGGAACTCGGTTCTGGAATCGAGTTTGAACAGGCGTGGATGGACAAAATAAAAGGCGTTAATTCAGGTATGAAGATAGTCGACTGCTGTGACGGAATAGAGCTTATAAATGAAGGCAACGGGACCGAACAGTCCGGAAACCCGCACATATGGCTGTCGCTTAAAAACGCAAAAGTAATGGCTGATAACATATGTGACGGTCTTTGTGAGATAAGCCCTGAGAATGCGGACTATTTCAGGGAAAACCTTCAGAACTATGAGTCAAAACTTGATGCTCTGGATGAAAACATATCCGAAGAGCTTTCGAACAGTTCAGGCAAAACGGTAATGGTCTACCATCCGGCATGGTCTTACTTTGCAAGAGACTATTCGCTTAACCAGATCTCAATAGAGAGTGAGGGAAAGGAGCCGTCTCCTGCGGCACTGAAACAGATTATTGATCAGGCGGAAGAAAACAACGTGACGGTTGTGTTTGCGTCTCCGGAGTACAGCACAAAGAGTGCTGAAGTTATTGCGGATGCAATCGGCGGAAAAGTAATTATGATAGATCCTCTTGCAGAGGAATATCTTGAAAACATGAAATCTGTTGCAAAGGCCTTTGCATCGGAGTAA